A genomic stretch from Aminobacter aminovorans includes:
- a CDS encoding M16 family metallopeptidase: MTRLMAMRFKAPTFSTTRASAATLMLALVFLVLPAMVARAEVRIQEVRSDKGITAWLVEDYSVPIIAIKFLFDGGSTQDPVGKEGLANLMTGLFDEGAGDLDSDAFQIKLDEAGAEMGFNEGNDAVGGGMRMLADRQDDAFELLKLAVEKPRFDQAPLDRIRSQIVNGIVANARDPETQAARKWAEAIYGTHPYARPDMGTEASLATITADDLRAFHKANFARENIHVAVVGAIDAETLKKRLDQVFGALPEKAELRPVERVEPRLGQTMHIEYPLPQTSLQLVYPGVPREAPDFLAAALMEHILGGGTFSSRLFDEVREKRGLAYSVSSALINQEHSSSLIIGTATRSDRAAETLGVIREVIRKMAEEGPTEAELDAAKKYMLGAYAINNLDSSGAIAGTLVDLQTDKLGIDYMQRRIELINAVKLDDVKAAARKLLSVEPAIMILGPKFGESKG, from the coding sequence ATGACCAGGCTCATGGCAATGCGTTTCAAGGCCCCCACTTTCTCGACGACGCGTGCATCAGCGGCGACGCTGATGCTGGCGCTGGTTTTCCTGGTCCTGCCCGCCATGGTGGCGCGCGCCGAGGTCCGAATCCAGGAGGTCAGGTCCGACAAGGGCATCACCGCCTGGCTGGTCGAGGACTATTCGGTGCCGATCATCGCCATCAAGTTCCTGTTCGACGGCGGCAGCACGCAGGACCCTGTCGGCAAGGAAGGCCTCGCCAACCTGATGACCGGGCTTTTCGACGAAGGCGCCGGCGATCTCGACAGCGACGCCTTTCAGATCAAGCTCGACGAGGCCGGCGCCGAAATGGGCTTCAACGAAGGCAATGACGCCGTCGGCGGCGGCATGCGCATGCTGGCCGATCGCCAGGACGATGCGTTCGAACTGCTCAAGCTTGCGGTCGAGAAGCCGCGCTTCGACCAGGCGCCGCTCGACCGCATCCGCTCGCAGATCGTCAACGGCATCGTTGCCAATGCGCGTGATCCCGAAACCCAGGCAGCCCGCAAATGGGCCGAGGCGATCTACGGCACGCATCCTTATGCGCGGCCCGACATGGGCACCGAGGCATCGCTGGCCACGATCACCGCCGATGACCTGCGCGCCTTCCACAAGGCCAATTTCGCCCGCGAGAACATCCATGTCGCCGTCGTCGGCGCCATCGATGCCGAAACGCTGAAGAAGCGGCTCGACCAGGTGTTCGGCGCGTTGCCGGAAAAGGCCGAATTGCGGCCGGTCGAACGCGTCGAGCCCAGGCTCGGCCAGACCATGCATATCGAGTATCCGCTGCCGCAGACCTCGCTGCAGCTGGTCTATCCCGGCGTGCCGCGCGAAGCGCCCGATTTCCTCGCGGCAGCGCTGATGGAGCACATTCTGGGCGGCGGCACATTCTCGTCGCGGCTGTTCGACGAGGTGCGCGAAAAGCGCGGGCTGGCCTACAGCGTCAGCTCCGCGCTGATCAACCAGGAGCATTCGTCGTCGCTGATCATCGGCACGGCGACACGGTCGGACCGGGCAGCCGAGACGCTGGGCGTCATCCGCGAGGTGATCCGCAAGATGGCGGAGGAGGGTCCCACCGAGGCTGAACTCGACGCGGCCAAGAAATACATGCTTGGCGCCTATGCCATCAACAATCTCGATTCCTCGGGCGCCATCGCTGGCACGCTTGTCGACCTGCAGACCGACAAGCTCGGCATCGACTACATGCAGCGGCGCATCGAGCTGATCAACGCCGTCAAGCTCGACGACGTCAAGGCGGCGGCACGCAAGCTGTTGTCGGTCGAACCGGCGATCATGATCCTCGGTCCGAAATTCGGAGAGAGCAAGGGATGA
- a CDS encoding M16 family metallopeptidase — translation MILRFLRAKASLPALLALGLASSAPALAEAPRSDWKVTSFTLDNGMQVVVIPDHRAPIATHMVWYKVGSADEVPGKSGIAHFFEHLMFKGTSNHKAGEFGQKIAEIGGSENAFTTYDYTAYHQTVTPAALETMMSFEADRMRNLVLTDAVIGPERDVILEERRSRVENNPGALLNEEVDATLYQNQPYRIPVIGWMHEIEKLNRVDATAFYDQYYAPNNAILIVAGDVEPETVKALAEKTYGKVARGPELPPRIRPVEPEQNTKRTVELTDERVSVPSFSKAWVVPSYQTAEPGEAEALDLLSEILGGGSRSRLYQGLVVKDGIASSAGAFFQGTMVDDTSFTVYGAPRGEAGLQQVEAAVDVEIRRIINDGVTSDELEKAKDRFVRSMIFARDNQASMANIYGSTLATGGTVADIEQWPDRIRTVTTDQIKAVATKYLNPDHSVAGYLLPAKSVEK, via the coding sequence ATGATCTTGAGATTCTTGCGGGCGAAAGCCTCGCTGCCAGCCCTGTTGGCCCTGGGGCTGGCCTCGTCGGCGCCGGCTCTGGCCGAAGCGCCGCGCAGCGACTGGAAGGTCACCAGTTTCACGCTCGACAATGGCATGCAGGTCGTCGTCATCCCCGACCATCGTGCGCCGATCGCCACCCATATGGTCTGGTACAAGGTCGGCAGTGCCGACGAGGTGCCCGGCAAGTCGGGCATCGCCCATTTCTTCGAACATCTGATGTTCAAGGGCACCAGCAACCACAAGGCCGGCGAGTTCGGCCAGAAGATCGCCGAGATCGGCGGCAGCGAAAACGCCTTCACCACCTATGACTACACCGCCTACCACCAGACGGTGACGCCCGCGGCACTCGAAACGATGATGAGCTTCGAGGCCGACCGGATGCGCAACCTGGTGCTGACCGATGCGGTGATCGGGCCTGAGCGCGACGTCATCCTGGAAGAGCGCCGCTCGCGCGTCGAAAACAATCCGGGCGCGCTGCTCAACGAGGAAGTCGACGCGACGCTGTACCAGAACCAGCCCTATCGCATTCCCGTCATCGGCTGGATGCATGAGATCGAGAAGCTCAACCGCGTCGACGCCACTGCCTTCTACGACCAGTATTACGCCCCCAACAACGCGATCCTGATCGTTGCCGGCGACGTCGAGCCGGAGACGGTCAAGGCACTGGCCGAAAAGACCTATGGCAAGGTCGCGCGCGGCCCCGAGCTGCCGCCGCGCATCCGTCCGGTCGAGCCGGAGCAGAACACCAAGCGCACCGTCGAACTGACCGACGAGCGTGTCAGCGTGCCGAGCTTCTCCAAGGCCTGGGTGGTGCCGTCCTACCAGACGGCCGAGCCGGGCGAAGCCGAAGCGCTCGACCTTCTGTCGGAGATCCTTGGTGGCGGCAGCCGCAGCCGGCTCTACCAGGGCCTGGTGGTCAAGGACGGCATTGCCTCCTCCGCCGGCGCCTTCTTCCAGGGCACGATGGTCGACGACACCAGCTTCACCGTCTATGGCGCGCCGCGTGGCGAAGCCGGGCTGCAGCAGGTGGAAGCCGCCGTCGACGTCGAGATCCGCCGCATCATCAACGACGGCGTGACATCGGACGAGCTCGAAAAGGCCAAGGACCGTTTCGTCCGCTCGATGATCTTTGCCCGCGACAACCAGGCAAGCATGGCCAACATCTATGGCAGCACGCTGGCGACCGGCGGCACGGTTGCCGACATCGAACAGTGGCCGGACCGGATACGCACGGTCACCACCGACCAGATCAAGGCGGTTGCCACCAAGTACCTCAATCCCGACCATTCGGTTGCCGGCTATCTGCTGCCGGCGAAATCAGTCGAGAAGTGA
- a CDS encoding patatin-like phospholipase family protein produces MSATFALALGGGGARGLAHIHVIEALDELGIKPVAIAGSSIGAVMGAGMAAGLTGKEIHEHSRAVLGRPAEVASRMWRARPGTLSEMVETGIRVTQFNVERILKSFLPEGVPATFEELKLPLKVTATDYYGHCLKVFEEGELFSALAASAAIPAVFKPVTRGNILYIDGGIYNPVPFDLLEGLADHVIAIDVVGAPFENGRKPPNSIDLMFGASQLMMQSIIANKLGQNPPDIFLRPPVSRFKALDFLKIDQVMAETAAIKDELKHALDEILR; encoded by the coding sequence ATGAGCGCCACCTTCGCACTGGCGCTCGGCGGCGGTGGGGCGCGTGGCCTCGCTCATATCCATGTCATCGAGGCGCTCGACGAGCTTGGCATCAAGCCGGTGGCGATCGCTGGTTCCTCCATAGGTGCTGTGATGGGCGCCGGCATGGCCGCCGGCCTGACCGGCAAGGAAATCCACGAGCACTCCCGCGCCGTGCTCGGCCGGCCGGCGGAGGTTGCAAGCCGCATGTGGCGGGCCCGGCCGGGCACGCTGTCGGAGATGGTCGAGACCGGTATCCGGGTCACCCAGTTCAATGTCGAGCGCATCCTCAAATCGTTCCTGCCCGAGGGCGTGCCGGCAACCTTCGAGGAGCTGAAGCTGCCCTTGAAGGTGACGGCAACCGACTATTACGGCCATTGCCTGAAGGTGTTCGAGGAGGGCGAGTTGTTTTCGGCGCTCGCCGCATCGGCGGCGATCCCGGCGGTGTTCAAGCCGGTGACGCGCGGCAACATCCTCTATATCGACGGCGGCATCTACAATCCGGTGCCGTTCGACCTGCTCGAGGGCCTGGCCGACCATGTCATTGCCATCGACGTCGTCGGCGCGCCGTTCGAGAACGGACGCAAGCCGCCCAATTCGATCGACCTGATGTTCGGCGCCAGCCAGCTGATGATGCAGTCGATCATCGCCAACAAGCTCGGCCAGAACCCGCCCGACATCTTCCTGCGGCCGCCGGTGTCGCGCTTCAAAGCGCTCGACTTCCTCAAGATCGACCAGGTGATGGCCGAGACGGCGGCGATCAAGGACGAGCTCAAGCACGCCCTCGACGAGATCCTGCGCTAA
- a CDS encoding MATE family efflux transporter codes for MSTQAPAAAPAKFTTGSTMRHVVVMTGTGSVGLIAIFIVDALNLFYISLLGIEELAAAIGFASTLLFFTLSISIGFTIACGALVARCLGRGQREEARRMGGASMVFMGVATLVMTLAALPFLRPLLSLLGATGATLELSTRFLQIVLPSFPIMALGMCTTGILRGVGDARRAMYVTLGSGIAAAILDPILIFGFDLGLNGAAISTVLTRFVMLAIGLHGVHVVHRLIKLPDLSGLREAVRPFFAIGVPAMLTQVATPVGNAYVTIEMAAFGDQAVAGWAIIGRLVPVAFGVIFALSGAVGPILGQNYGARKFERLTTTMRDSLLFTIVYVLAVWGLLAIFANPIASAFGADGIARELIVFFCHFAAGSFLFNGAIFVSSAAFNNLGYPTYSTVFNWGRSTLGVIPFVWIGAHYWGAIGVIAGWGLGAVVFGVVSMFVCFRVVNAIAREPQHQDEPVPALPPAAQSPFSTGKASTLQ; via the coding sequence ATGTCCACACAGGCCCCGGCGGCGGCACCGGCAAAATTCACCACCGGTTCGACCATGCGCCATGTCGTGGTCATGACCGGCACCGGCTCGGTCGGCCTGATCGCCATCTTCATCGTCGACGCGCTCAACCTGTTCTATATTTCCCTGCTCGGCATCGAGGAACTGGCGGCAGCCATCGGCTTTGCCTCGACGCTGCTGTTCTTCACGCTTTCGATCTCGATCGGTTTCACCATCGCCTGCGGCGCGCTGGTGGCGCGCTGCCTCGGCCGCGGCCAGCGCGAGGAAGCCAGGCGCATGGGCGGCGCCTCGATGGTGTTCATGGGCGTCGCGACACTTGTGATGACGCTCGCTGCCTTGCCGTTCCTGCGTCCGCTGCTCTCCCTGCTCGGCGCCACCGGCGCCACGCTCGAGCTGTCGACGCGGTTCCTGCAGATCGTGCTGCCGTCATTCCCAATCATGGCGCTCGGCATGTGCACGACAGGCATATTGCGCGGCGTCGGCGATGCGCGACGGGCGATGTATGTGACGCTGGGCAGCGGCATTGCGGCGGCAATTCTCGACCCGATCCTGATCTTCGGCTTCGACCTCGGCCTCAATGGCGCCGCCATCTCGACGGTGCTGACACGCTTCGTGATGCTGGCCATCGGCCTGCATGGCGTCCATGTCGTGCACAGGCTGATCAAGCTCCCTGACCTCAGCGGACTGCGCGAGGCCGTCAGGCCATTCTTTGCCATCGGCGTGCCTGCGATGCTGACCCAGGTCGCGACCCCTGTCGGCAACGCCTATGTCACCATCGAAATGGCCGCCTTCGGCGACCAGGCGGTGGCCGGATGGGCGATCATCGGCCGCCTGGTGCCGGTCGCCTTCGGCGTCATCTTCGCGCTGTCGGGTGCCGTCGGGCCGATCCTCGGGCAGAACTACGGCGCCCGCAAGTTCGAGCGCCTGACCACGACGATGCGCGACAGCCTGCTGTTCACCATCGTCTATGTGCTGGCTGTGTGGGGGCTGCTGGCGATCTTCGCCAACCCGATCGCCAGCGCCTTCGGCGCCGACGGCATCGCCCGCGAGCTGATCGTGTTCTTCTGCCATTTCGCCGCCGGCAGCTTCCTGTTCAACGGCGCGATCTTCGTGTCCAGCGCTGCCTTCAACAATCTGGGCTATCCGACCTATTCGACCGTGTTCAACTGGGGCCGCTCGACGCTCGGTGTCATCCCCTTCGTCTGGATCGGCGCGCATTACTGGGGCGCCATCGGCGTCATCGCCGGCTGGGGGCTGGGGGCGGTGGTGTTCGGTGTCGTCTCGATGTTCGTCTGCTTCCGCGTCGTCAATGCGATCGCGCGCGAACCGCAGCATCAGGACGAGCCGGTGCCGGCGCTGCCGCCGGCGGCACAGTCGCCCTTCTCCACCGGCAAGGCATCGACGCTGCAATAG
- a CDS encoding pseudouridine synthase, translating into MDDDRKKFPRKGGSKPAGAGGRDGGAKKFGKPRSEGAGKPFAKKPYSPRPASAGGGDRPDRPKRDFGPRDDARPAGGERTFHKGPRPEGKPYDKREGGRSFGGDKPYRARPAATAEGGERPKREFRPRDGEARPASGERTFNKGPRPEGKPYEKREGGRYFGDKPFRPRPAEGGERPHREFRPRDGEARPASGERSFSKGPRPEGKPYEKREGGRSFGGDKPYRPRPAEGGERPHREFRSRDGEARPASGDRPFRSGPRPEGGRPYEKREGGEARAFRPRPDGDRRPSSDGFKPRPRAPEDAPEPGERIAKRLARAGLASRRDAEELIAAGRVKVNNKILASPAVNVMPDDIIHLDGMEIPPIERTRLFLFHKPAGVVTTNRDPEGRKTVFDVLPQELPRLMTIGRLDINTEGLLLLTNDGGLSRVLELPATGWLRRYRVRVHGKVEQKTLDGLKDGIAVEGVFYGSIEATLDREQGSNAWITIGLREGKNREVKNILGALGLEVNRLIRISYGPFQLGELPEGHVQEIKGKMLRDQLGERLIEESGANFDADIVKPFSNKPTFRREERREEEAPRAPRTARLDIGEGGLIKNRKRDRERHREDVLGRLSTERPAGFGDKPSYGDKPKFGDKPKFGDKPRFGDKPKFGDKPKFGGKKGDEREKKPFETPGARKANVWMAPGARPQSEKAKADYAAKPRGKADFDKPRSDKPRSDGPRGGRPGGPRRDRG; encoded by the coding sequence ATGGACGACGATCGTAAGAAATTCCCCCGCAAGGGCGGGTCAAAACCGGCTGGAGCAGGCGGCCGCGACGGCGGTGCGAAGAAATTCGGCAAGCCGCGCAGCGAAGGCGCTGGCAAGCCATTTGCCAAGAAGCCGTATTCACCCCGCCCTGCGAGTGCAGGTGGTGGCGATCGTCCCGATCGTCCCAAGCGCGATTTCGGTCCGCGCGATGACGCGCGGCCGGCAGGTGGCGAGCGCACGTTCCACAAGGGCCCGCGTCCCGAGGGCAAGCCTTACGATAAGCGCGAAGGCGGCCGCTCCTTTGGTGGCGACAAGCCCTATCGTGCGCGTCCAGCCGCAACTGCCGAGGGCGGCGAACGTCCCAAGCGCGAGTTCCGTCCGCGTGACGGTGAAGCCCGCCCTGCAAGCGGCGAACGCACCTTCAACAAGGGCCCGCGGCCCGAGGGCAAGCCCTACGAGAAGCGCGAAGGCGGCCGCTACTTTGGCGACAAGCCGTTTCGCCCGCGTCCGGCCGAAGGTGGCGAGCGCCCGCACCGTGAGTTCCGTCCGCGCGATGGTGAAGCACGTCCCGCCAGCGGCGAGCGCTCGTTCAGCAAGGGCCCGCGTCCCGAAGGCAAGCCCTACGAAAAGCGTGAAGGCGGCCGCTCCTTTGGTGGCGACAAGCCGTATCGCCCGCGTCCCGCCGAAGGCGGCGAGCGCCCGCATCGCGAATTCCGTTCGCGCGACGGCGAGGCCCGCCCCGCAAGTGGCGACCGCCCGTTCCGTTCGGGCCCGCGCCCTGAAGGTGGCAGGCCTTACGAAAAGCGTGAAGGCGGCGAGGCGAGGGCGTTCCGTCCGAGGCCGGATGGCGACCGTCGCCCGTCGAGCGATGGCTTCAAGCCGCGCCCGCGCGCTCCCGAGGATGCGCCGGAGCCGGGCGAGCGTATCGCCAAGCGCCTGGCACGTGCGGGCCTCGCCTCGCGCCGCGATGCCGAGGAGCTGATTGCTGCCGGCCGCGTCAAGGTCAACAACAAGATCCTGGCGTCGCCGGCGGTCAACGTCATGCCGGATGACATCATCCATCTCGACGGCATGGAAATCCCGCCGATCGAGCGCACCCGCCTGTTCCTGTTCCACAAGCCGGCGGGCGTGGTCACCACCAACCGCGATCCCGAGGGCCGCAAGACCGTCTTCGACGTGCTGCCGCAAGAGCTGCCGCGCCTGATGACCATCGGCCGCCTCGACATCAACACCGAAGGCCTGTTGCTTTTGACCAATGATGGCGGCCTGTCGCGCGTGCTCGAACTGCCGGCGACCGGCTGGCTGCGCCGCTACCGCGTGCGTGTCCATGGCAAGGTCGAGCAGAAGACGCTGGACGGTCTCAAGGACGGCATTGCCGTCGAGGGCGTGTTCTACGGCTCGATCGAAGCGACGCTCGACCGCGAGCAGGGCAGCAATGCCTGGATCACCATCGGCCTTCGTGAAGGCAAGAACCGCGAGGTCAAGAACATCCTCGGCGCGCTCGGCCTCGAGGTGAACCGCCTGATCCGCATCTCCTACGGACCGTTCCAGCTCGGCGAGCTGCCCGAGGGCCATGTTCAGGAGATCAAGGGCAAGATGCTGCGCGACCAGCTCGGCGAGCGGCTGATCGAGGAGTCGGGCGCCAATTTCGACGCCGACATCGTCAAGCCCTTCTCCAACAAGCCTACCTTCCGCCGCGAGGAACGTCGCGAGGAAGAGGCGCCGCGCGCCCCGCGCACCGCCCGCCTCGACATCGGCGAAGGCGGCCTGATCAAGAACCGCAAGCGCGATCGCGAGCGTCATCGTGAGGACGTTCTGGGTCGCCTGTCGACCGAACGCCCTGCCGGCTTCGGTGACAAGCCGAGCTATGGCGACAAGCCGAAATTTGGCGACAAGCCGAAGTTCGGTGACAAGCCCAGGTTTGGCGACAAGCCGAAGTTTGGTGACAAGCCGAAGTTTGGCGGCAAGAAGGGTGACGAGCGCGAAAAGAAGCCGTTCGAGACGCCTGGTGCGCGCAAGGCAAATGTCTGGATGGCTCCGGGCGCGCGTCCGCAAAGTGAAAAGGCCAAGGCCGACTACGCTGCCAAGCCGCGCGGCAAGGCCGACTTCGACAAGCCTCGTTCGGATAAGCCCCGTTCTGACGGCCCGCGTGGCGGACGGCCCGGCGGTCCGCGCCGGGATCGCGGCTGA
- a CDS encoding nucleoside deaminase produces MKRPDYMALAFDEAEAAAARGEVPIGAVIVQGNEIVARAGNRTRELNDATAHAEILAIRQASERLGQERLTGLDLYVTLEPCTMCAAAISFARLRRLYFGAADDKGGAVVSGIRFYASPTCHHAPDVYAGIGETRAAEMLKSFFKDRRED; encoded by the coding sequence GTGAAACGGCCCGATTACATGGCATTGGCCTTCGACGAGGCCGAAGCGGCAGCGGCGCGCGGCGAAGTGCCGATCGGCGCGGTCATCGTCCAGGGCAACGAAATCGTCGCCCGTGCCGGCAACCGGACCCGCGAACTCAACGATGCCACCGCGCATGCCGAAATACTGGCGATCCGCCAAGCCTCCGAGCGGCTCGGCCAGGAGCGCCTGACCGGGCTCGACCTCTATGTGACGCTCGAACCCTGCACCATGTGCGCCGCCGCGATCTCGTTTGCCCGCCTGCGCCGGCTCTATTTCGGCGCCGCCGACGACAAGGGCGGCGCGGTGGTCAGCGGTATCCGCTTCTACGCCTCCCCCACCTGCCATCATGCACCCGATGTATATGCCGGCATCGGCGAAACACGCGCCGCCGAGATGCTCAAGAGCTTCTTCAAGGATCGGCGCGAGGACTAG
- the rsmD gene encoding 16S rRNA (guanine(966)-N(2))-methyltransferase RsmD: MRVVGGDLRGRPLATPRDNAIRPTTDRTREAVFNMLAHRFGGRLDGARVLDLFAGTGALGIEALSRGAAYCVFIEESAEGRGLVRTNVESFGLTGRTKIFRRDATALGDAGTLGPFGLVFADPPYGKGLGERALRSARAGGWLASGALCVVEEAAAAAFEPGPGFSIVDERAYGETVIRFIEAE; this comes from the coding sequence ATGCGGGTAGTCGGTGGTGATCTGCGCGGCAGGCCGCTGGCCACGCCGCGCGACAACGCCATTCGCCCGACCACGGATCGCACGCGTGAAGCGGTGTTCAACATGCTTGCCCACCGCTTTGGCGGCAGGCTGGACGGCGCGCGCGTGCTCGATCTTTTCGCCGGCACCGGCGCGCTCGGCATCGAGGCGCTGTCGCGCGGCGCTGCCTATTGCGTCTTCATCGAGGAATCGGCGGAAGGCCGCGGGCTTGTCCGCACCAATGTCGAGAGCTTCGGCCTGACCGGACGGACCAAGATCTTCCGCCGTGACGCAACCGCTCTCGGCGACGCCGGCACGCTCGGGCCCTTCGGCCTGGTCTTTGCCGATCCGCCCTATGGCAAGGGCCTGGGCGAACGCGCCTTGCGTTCGGCCCGCGCCGGCGGCTGGCTGGCATCAGGCGCGCTCTGCGTCGTCGAGGAAGCCGCTGCCGCTGCCTTCGAGCCGGGCCCCGGCTTTTCCATCGTCGACGAACGCGCCTATGGCGAGACGGTGATCCGCTTCATCGAGGCGGAATAG